TACAAGAAAATAGTGTCATCAAATTCATCCAATCATGATACACAGGGCAACaactatttgtaaaaaaacaTTACTTACTAGAAGAGGATTAAGTGGAACTCATTCTTCTTTTGGCAGCCACAATTCTAATCCTATTCTAGTTTCTTCAGGAGTTGATGTTGTctaggaaaggaaaaaagaaagcaaattaTAACAATGGCATGTTTTGGAAGCAATCACAATATGACGAGGATAATTACCACAATGAGTTGAATCTATTAGGATTTCGTTTGATCAATTTCAGTACTAATTTCATTCTAGCTAGAGATGACATCAATTGCTCAAACAgaattttcaaactaatttgatggtttttggtcaattttcaatttttagaagaaacaagaagataACACCCGAAATTTGAAGGAAGGAACTAGAAAATTAGGGATTAAAGAAGTACTAGAAGCAATTTGATGATGTTGCTAGTGCCGAAGATGCAGTGAGCAATGATGAACTTGAGAGGCTTAGAGGGAGGAAAATAGGGTGTCAACATGCATTTTTCTACACATCTCCGACGTAGAATCTTGCACGCCACACATGGACTAACCATCACGGAGGCTTGAACAATCGACGATGATGACTGAGAAAGGAGAAAGTTGAAGTCGCTGCATATTGCTTAGTAGAAGAGGGTgagggagaaggagaaagccgaaaatgagagaggaaaaggagaagaatagtagaagtttgtttttaagtttttttttattaacttaaggGCAATATAGACTTTTTGTAGTTAATTCGTCCGAAAACTCGTTTCTCTAAAAATCCATCCCATAACTCTTCGTACCTTTAAAGATTATGGTTAATTTcccattttatttgttttttctctttttgcaATTTACCCTTTTCCTATCCCATTAACCCAAAGTTAAGTTATGCTTACAATTTTGCCTATTTCGATTTTgccttcctcttcctcttgcTCTAAAATCGTCCACCATTAGCAGCGCGCGTCCAGGTCTGAAAGGCCGCCATTGCCTTTGGTTGAGGCTCGACAGAAGCTTGTTGTTTGCTGATTACCTTTTTCTCAGCGTCGAGAAGAACGCCCAACTCAGCAAGCGTCATTTATCGTGTCTCTGGTGCGAATAGAGTCAGTTGAACGAGCTTTCATTTGAACCGCCTCTAATCTCTGTTCCTCtgcttcttcctttttcccttttgttcTTCGCCTTGGGTGATTAACGTCCCAACTTACCAACACTTGATATATACTTGCTCTACCTAAACTGGGTTTTGAGTTTTGGTCCAGATTTTGTTGTTCTAGGGTTCATGGCTTCGTTGTTCAAGGTAAATTGTTTTTTCGTTTCCTACATCTCTGCGTGCagttaatatttcattcacgAGTTAATTCATTTTCCGCTCCATTAGGTTTATGGGGTTGTCAAAGTTTCAAACACGTCTTTACAAGTTTTATTCAGACATGTTTCAGAGTTTATATGAACTGAATTAAGGATGTGTTTTGTTTCGATTCATTTTAATTGCGAGATTAATCTAGTGCCAAATGTTGTCATTTTAGTTTGGGCGTCGGGGGAGTAGGCCGTTGGTGTTTCAAATTATGTTAGTCATATTGCGGTGGCAATACGTGTTGGATAAATTAAACCTAGTCCCCCATTCCGGTATAGATGATTTTAACTAATGGTTGTTGTTTCTTATCCCAAAAGGCATGGACTTTGTACCTCATAATCGTTTTATAGCTTCTGATCgatattgtagttttttcaCCATTCTTTTGAGTTGAGTTGATGAGATTGGAATATCTGAACTCTTGGTTGGTTGACTATATACGCTAAATCAGTTGCATTGAAGTTGACAATTGTCACCTTTATGGCAAGGGTACTctgattatttttattacagATAGTAGTGTCTTAATGTTAAAACGAAGAAAACAGTCAAAGCTCAAATTAGTTTGAAAGGAATAATGTCACACATAAGTAGCTAGAcgatcaataatttttctatgatTCAATCTAAGACAAGAGTCCTGCTTTCAACTTTATCTTTTGTAGGACCCAACAAAGCTATCAATTTATCGGGATAGAAGATTTCATGGATCACAAGATGAATTTGAAGTGGCACTTCAGACTTCAACCACTGTTTATGTGGGAAATATGTCCTTCTATACGACAGAGGAGCAAGTATATGAGCTTTTTTCTCGAGCTGGAGAAATTAAGAAGATAATCATGGGTTTGGATAAGAATTCAAAAACGCCTTGTGGCTTTTGTTTTGTCCTGTAAGACTTCCATAGTTCTTCCTAACTATAGAATATCTTGACATGCTTTTTATGAATATTCAAGCATACACTTTTCTACCATGGTTCTACCATTGgattaattattaaacttatttatGTCCACTGCTCTAAACTGTATGCTGTTGATAGTATCATACTAGAGTCATGGGAGGGAGAGAGTACTCTCTTCAAAACTACCCATATGTGTTACAGACCTTGTAACTTAATCTTATGATGACTTTTCGTTAGATACTCCGATTTCTATCTGTGGTTCGTTAATGCAGTTACTGCTTTGTTCTGTCCATAGATATCACTTCATATATTCCCATGAGTTTTTTTATCCTCACGAGTCATGATTGGCACCTGTTTAGtgcaaattattttaaatgctTGAATGCATTTGATAATGAATGATATTTTATCTATTCGGGTTGATTTTAACCTTGTGATATTTTGCTCATCTCATGCCTTTGGTTCCCATTCTTGAAAGACATGATTTACGTATATCTGCCTCTAAGCCTTTCAAATTATGGGCAAATCTTTTTAATGGTTGCTTATTTTATCTGTACTTTGTTAGATACTATTCTCGGGAGGATACCGAGGATGCTGTAAAATATATAAGTGGAACAATTCTTGATGATCGTCCCATCCGTGTGGATTTTGATTGGGGATTTCAGGATGGCAGGCAATGGGGCCGTGGTCGAAGTGGTGGACAGGTACACTTTTGGATTTGTGTCACATTCATGATTTTGGAGTTGACCATCACTTCCTGTTTATTTCCTTTTGCTTTGTTGTTCACAGGTGCGTGATGAATATCGAACAGACTATGATCCTGatatccttttttcttttcaagagtATTACGTACTATTATGTTATGGAAACCCCAGGGTTTGATgctctaaaaaatatatttctttggGTACCATTTACCAACTCAATATtctttgtctctcttttcatacatacatacatacttACTTTTATATATGCAGATACTTATATACTATTGATTTCTATCACACTTTTTCTTTGGTGTAATCTAAAGATTCTAAACACAAGTACAGAAATCTAGTTTCATGTAATAAATTTCAGGTTAAAAATCATTATTAGTCCCTTAACTTTCATGAAAGTAACAATTTGGTCCCTAAACTTTctgatagaccaccaattatattacaatataGTAGGAGGAAAAAGGGAGCAGTTGCACGTGAACAAGAGAAgggaaatggagaaagaagtggaaaccaccttGGTGGGGACTACGGTTAGTTACATGGGAGGGagttaaaagggaaagaagggAAGAGAGGGGTGGTTAgtcagtttctggaagtggagggcTGTAATTTTCTGGGGAGCAGGGAAtgtgttagatacctagattagtatagggtaGGGGTAAAAGGGTAATTAGATTTGTTGGTAGTTagttggttataaataggaagTTGAGGAGGGAAGAAGGGTATGAAGAATTTGGTGAAGAATTAGGACTGCAACATtccttgaaagagaggaagggcAGAGGGTTAGGgttcttttacttcttttatattgtaatttctgtgaagatattaataaaatagaaacactgtatcagtgttctatcagaATGCAGAAAGTGTTCAGTTTCTGTAGTCTGTagcaagttatttttattatcgtGAAGTACTTTActgttttgatgttttatgtTGAACTTGGTTTATCTTTGTATTAGTTTTGGtgttgtactttgttttcaagactgtgttAGTACTGTTTTCTGTATAAGTTTGGCTGATTATtaaattagtagaacacactacttggtgttctatcacTTTCAAAAGTAACGATTTGGCCCCTATACTTTAAAAATGGTAACAATTAGTccttttgttcaattttatgttaacTTGCCGTCAAATCCCTCCTTTGAAGGCTAATTTCTCTTCTTGGTAGAACACCACAGTTCAAGGGAAGTGGGAAGGTTACCATTTTATAGGGATTCTTAGGGCTCTAAAAGGAAGTCTTAGAGTGTGAAATAGAGGAGTCTTTGTAGAcatcaagaacaaaaagaaagagatccTTGCTAGGAAGGAGAGAGGGATGGTCTAATGGAGATTTTGCATCAGAAAAGAGAGCATTAGTTGGGGTCAAAAAGCTAAAGTTAGATGGGTTAAGGTAGGGGACTATAACACTGGCTTTTTCCATAGAATGGCTAGTGGTAGAAGGAACAAGAACTGCATCGGCCCTTTGATTTTGGAGTGGGTAGCGCACTAGAGATGACATAGAGGTTGAGGAAGAATTTCTTTTGGCCTTTTCAGGTGAAAACCGTTTGTACAAGGCATTGATTGATGCTCCATTTCAAGTAGGAAGGATGAGGAGCTTGTGGTTCCTTTTACCTTGGAGGAAATCAGGAAGGCAGTCTGTGGGCGTGATGAGTCCAAACGGTTTTTCCATgtctttttttcaagataaTCAGGATCTTATTAAGGGTGATTGGGGGAGGGGGGTTGAAGAGTTTTTTGTGGGGTATCTTGAACCAAACTATGGTGGAAACTTTCGTGTGTCTTATTCCTAAGAAGGAGCATGCCAATAGGGTGAGTTTTATAACAAGTGTCTCTAAGATTCTGGCCAAGGTTCTTGCTAATTGCTTAAGGAAAGTGATGCCCTCAACTATTTCTGAGATGAAGAAGTCCTTCCTTGCGGGGAGGCAAACTGTGGATCATGCTCTTATAGCCAATGAAGCCATTGAGAACTGTTGAGCGAATAAGGAGGTGGGTAAGGTTTTTAAACTTGACTCTGAAAAAGCTTATGATCTCGCACGTTGATTGGGAGTTTTAGGATAAGGCGGTGATGAAGAAAGGCTTTGGGTATAAACGGAGGTTGTGGTTGTGGAGTTGGATTAGGAATGTTAGGGcctttagggtttaggaaatTTGGattctattttatgtttttagattCTCTGAGTTCAACAAATATTCGTTTGGCAGATTAATTTGCAAtttatccaatttttaaatataagttatgttcataaataaattaataatagctGATTGTCAACTAAATCATAGTGGATAAGTAAGGACtggttttatgatttataaatatccAGTATCAAATTAGAATTCAATTTCAGAATGTGTCACCAAAcacatatatgaaaaacataaaatacaacTCAGCTTACATAGAATctcttgttttcaaattttggttttcagATTCTCTACTAAACATGCCCTGAATTACTCAATTCTCATCAGTGGAGTCTCAAAGGGATGGATTCAGGCATCTACAGGTCTAAAACATGGAGATCCTCTGCCTCCCTTTTTGTTCTTACTCGTTGTGGATGGCTTAAGTCGACTCATTATAAAGGGGTGGAAGGAAACATTTTCAAACCATTTAGGTTTGGTACAAATGAGGTTGCCTTGTCACATCTTCAGTTTGTTGACAATACGAGGTTCTGGTTTGACAATGAGGAGTCCTTAAACCTTAATCACATGGTGGGTTTTTCTTAGGACATATCAGGTTTAAAGATTAATGGGAGTAAGTGTCAAATCTTGGGGATTAATTGTGATCAGGATAAGCTTAGGAGATGGGCAAATGTGATTGTTGTGGTTGGTTCTTTTCCTTCATCTTACCTTAGGCTCCTGCTGGGAGGTAATTCAAGAGCTGTATCTTTTTGGGACCCTATTTCTGAAAAGATTTGTTAAAGATTAGCTTTGTGGAAGAAAGGTTTTCTCTCCAAAGTTGGGAGGCTAACTTCGATCAGATCGGTTTCAAGTGGCATTCCTGAATATTATCTCTCCTTGTTTTGGGCTCCTATTTGGTTTGTAAGAGCTTGGAGAAGTTGATAAGAGATTCTTTTCGGGAAAGAATGATGAAGGAAAGGACTCTCATCTGACGGTTGGGAGATAGTTGGTCGGCTCGTTAACTAGGGGGTCGGAGATTGCCAATTTAAGCGTTCATAATAAAGCTCTGTTTGTGAAGTGGCTATGGCCTTTTGCCTTGAGCCTGAATCCTTTTGGCATCGGATCATTGCAAGTAAGTGTGGTAACCATCCTTTGATCAGGTAGCAAAAGGAGTTAAAGACACATATCgaaatttttggaaagatATTTTGTTTGGATTTCCTACTTTTATCTAGTTCGTATATTGTGGTGGATGGTAAGGAAATGTTTTTCTGGGAAGATCAATGGGTGGGGGATAGTTTGCTTTACCTTTctctatattatttatttatcttactCTAAAAATTGGTCGGGTTTTGTACTCCTGGTTTGATCGGGGAACtctgtctttttcttttgggttctGTTGTCATTCATCCAAATGGGAAACAAAAGAGGTGgcatatttcttctttctttattggaTGAGTGCAATTTTGGGGTTGGTAGGAGGGATATTCGTATTTGGAGCCCTAAGCCTAGTGTAGGATTCTCttgtaaatttttctttaggtTGTTGCTGGATAGATCCCTCTCTTGCAAGGGAATTGACTTTTGATGTGGTTTGGAGGATTAAGATATCTAAGAAAATTAGGTTCTTCACTTGGCAAGTTTTTCTCGTTCAGGTGAACACTAGACATGCTTGCTAGGAAGATGACTTCGCTAATGAGTCCTTtctgttgtttctttttcagaaGGGGGAGGAAAACCTAGATCATCTCCTTTAGGACCGTTCGGGCGGTGTGGAGCTGGTTTTTGTAGGAGTTTGATGTCAAGATTTTTGGCCAAAGGGACTATCATGTGATGATCAGGAAGTTCCTCATCCATTCGCCTTCTAGAGAGAGGTCATTTCTGTGGTTTGCGGGGTTCTGTGCGATGTTAAGCGATATTTGGGGGAGAAGAACGATGGAATGTTTAGAGGTATGGATAGGGATCCTTGTGAGGTGTGGTCCTTATTGAGGTTTCATGTGTCGCTTTGGGCTTCAGTATCAAAGCTTTTTTGTAATTGTCCCTTAATAACATTTTACCTAGTTGGAATTCCTTCCTTTAGAATGAGTGTTTTGGTGGACTTGTTTTTCGTATGCCCTTGtatttgtattctttcatttttttctcaatgaaaattgttgattctattaaaaaaaaatgatgggaGATCTATTTTAATCATGTAATCCAGCTGTTTTTGGAATTCTTGGTCTCAAACTGGTCTTCTTGGATTTCTTGAATGAAGTTCATGAACCATCTATTCTTCTTTGGATGAATCCGAGTCATCTACCATAAAACCAGGTAAATAAACGTCATGTAATTTCTTGTGCCATCTTTCTTGATCATGAACTTGAGGTACATTGGATCTTTTCTCGATGAAGCTCTTGGGATTACTTGGCTAGTGGCTATGAATGTTGAGAATTGTTGAGTGAAATGTTCAATGGCCCTAGTGAGAGTGGAAGTGTGTTTTTTGATGTTGACTTTAACAAGTTCTACATCATTTAGTCGGCCCTCAACATTGGATGAAGCTTTTGCAACCATAGTGTTTGAAGGAAAGGGATccaatttgaaaacaattttttcagcCTTGGATCGGAGGCTCCGATACCACTTGGCGCTCACAAGTGAAgaacctcaaaattttattatatcttgttttaaaataagagGAAAAGTAGGCTTGGGCTCTAGTGACCTGTTTAGAAGGTTATTTTTGTGGGAGACCTAAATAACTGGTTGTTTAAAACAAGAATTACAAGATTATGAGATGGCTATCCACACCTCACATGTTCTAAACTTTTGTTAGATTTAATATTGCTTTGATagtgttaatttttttacacctaccctttaaatttcaaatttgtttttagtttccttaattaattgaaCGTAGAGGTGGCTATGGAAAGTTGGTTCAGAAAGAGTTGGAAGCACAGAGGCAGCTTGTGGATTATGGTACTGGTTCACTAGGCTCTATGGCACCAGTTATGCCTCAGTGTAAGTTGCTTTGAGGAATGCTATGTATAGATATTGTGTATACACATTATTGATTTGATGTGCcattcatgtttttctttttctcttgcAGATGGAAAACATGGTGGAAGCCATGGACATGGGAATCGTCATGGTAGAGGTATCAAATTTCTAAAGCATTTTCGAATCATCTATGTATGGGAGTTTATTTGCATTCTTGCAGTTTCCTGATATTAATCGGAATACAATACTGTTGTTTGAAAAACTAGATTACCATCATCGTAAGCGCTACCGAGATGACGATCGCCATGCCCATGAAAGCTCTAAGAGAACTTCAGATTACGAGTCTAGAAGAAACTCCAATTATGAATCGAGACCGgtaatttcaaaatgattCTTTCCTTGGGACATGTTTGAGAGTAATTGTAGAAATATGACTTTTAGTGAAGAGATTTGttgaaattagtttttgtagGGCCATTTTAACATTTGATTCTACACTTTTCAATGGAGATACAACCAagagtgattttgaatgaattaatatttgaaatagaagTATGTAGTGCATGTTTcagagtaattttgaaattgttaaaataactttttgttattttcttaatcACCTCGAAATATGCTTTTAATcacctaaaattaatttaattgaaaatttttaacttttaaatttaattgtcaCATCAAAATTGGTTTAGAGGTATTTTGAAAATGGCCAGTGGTTTTAACCATTTCAGAATCACACTTGAACAGGCCCTTAGTCATTCCAAAATCGTATCAAACATGTGCTTAGTCATCTGTGTGTTGAAATTTTCACGAGAGGTACTGGATGCTTTCATGCCGTACCTAGTTGCACATTAATCTGGATGTAATTAACGATGACTGTGGTAGTTTGTTTGGTCTGTGGGCTTTCGTTGTCCTTATAAAGTATTCTCTCttaaaagaaagttataaaaaCTTGTCACCAGCTATTAGAACCATTATCCTGTATActgctttttttttgtgtgtggtTTTGGATGTATATATTGCCATGCTTCAGTATTTTACAAATTGGACTGTTACAGGAGAAGAATCCAAGATTCCGTGAGAGTGGTGATTCTGATGAAGAGGATGACGACGACCGTAAGCAGCGACACTAACCTTAGTGGTGTTTTCATATCAATCATAATGTGAGGAATCATTTACATTGGTGTTTGTAGTTCTGGAGATAGTGATAAAGGACAATTTCGTTACTTGTAGATGTAAAAACTAAcgagttattttttttttcatgccACTAGGTACTTTGTGCTTTCCTTAATGAAGGAATGACTATAAATGGCTGTTTACcgtttatttttataagaatCAAGTAGGCGTTTTGTCGGAACTAtgatgagaaaaatgaagaattcaATTCTCTTCTAAGTACTTTTAAGGAAGTGTGTAGCATTCGGTTGCTTGACAAGGATGCTGGTTGGAAGGAATGGTGTTGGTATGTAAGAAGGTGAAATTTATGGAGTGATTTCCTGTGGTTATCACCAATTGGAGGATGGTCTGGGAAGTCTTTATTGAATGAAATCATGTGCATGGTACAATAATATTGATCCATCAACCCTCGCAAGATTTGGAAAtgctttcaaatttgattgaattttgaacTGTGGGATTGAAAAAGGTAAAGAACAACTTGAAGGCAACAGATAAAAGGTCCAACAAACACCGCATTTTTATAGCAGAGGAGACCCACGAAGGTAAAACACAATCTGCATTCAGTTTTTCTCCTTCAGAAGCAGAAGGATAACAACCCgcaaattcaaataaaagatCAATTAATTTGATGTAGTAGAAAAATGACGTTGAATTGTCAACCCTATATTTCGAGATTGTTATGTGGTGAAATAAGTTTGAGGGTTTGGAAAATGGTTAGTTAAACTTTGTAGCTGTAGATGAAGGGTGTCCAGTCAACTGTTGGCAGACCATCTCCCCTTCTACAGGACAAAGTTACCTGGTGGACTGGTGACTGGTCAGAGAGAGgaattcaaaggaaaaaaaagaagttaaattaCACAAAACTAACTCTTCCGCGTAAAGTCACTGTCTACGAGGGTTCCTCACATGGCTTTACTCCTTGAACTTGGTAGTTGGGTATCTAGAATTAACATAACTTTttacaaagtttaaattttagttagtCAATGTCTCGATCATAAGCTTTATACATAATAAATCACGATATCTCTACCGTCTGTCTAATATGTAAtgccatatatatatatataattattggtaacaaaattgaaactttaagGTTCAGttagaaacaatttttttttttaataccaTGGCTAATTTTTTCTAgtgtttatattttgtgagATTTTTTGGTGGTAAATGAGAGTTTATATATCTAGGAGATATTTGTAACGACTCAATTGTGGaggttttcaatttaattttagtcatttaaatttagaagttAGGTTTACCTCGCTTGGCTGCCTACCAACATACTTTTCCTTGTACTTAGAGGTTCTCGACCATACTTTGCACTTAACCATGCCCGTCTTGTCCTTGAGGTTTTCTCAACGTCTTTGGCCGCCCAACAAACTTTTAAACACCTAGCCTTCCATGCCAAAACTATGTTTaccatttcaataattttcctttcacTTTACTTATTTCTTCTAAGTTCTGGTGTGACTAAAGGTCTTTAAAGATTAGAGTTTAACACAGGTTGCTATATGTATTGCCAATACTAGTGTTTATATGTCTTAGACATTGAATTGTGAAACAATTGTTAAAAGGAGAAACTTTTCCTTAGGATTTGTTTGATCTGAGAAGAACTTGTCTCATCCTTTAACCAAAGGATTAACTAGAAAAATGGTTCTAGACTCCTTAGTGAATATGGACTTGAAGCCCTGTTGTGATCCATAACACTTGATTTGGATGGTCTATTACGATAGACTTAATTTGTCCATAGCCTCTTTTGAATGGTCTATTGTGATAGACTTGATAGTTCATAACCCATAGTGTGGATAGTCCTTAAATGGACTTGATGGATGATACTAAAACCTTATGAATGTTCCATAATTTTGATGGATGACGATGAAGATTTCATAGCTCTTTTTGAATGGTTTGTTTTAACAAACTTGATGAAGGATATAGCATGATAGTGAAGGTGTGACGGTCTTCTATTTAAGAGTTTAAAGGTCTCCTTCTATAGCTTTCACGATGATCCAAGGTTCAAACCCTATCACTTTGTCACTTTCTTGTTGTAATTGCTTATGAGATAGTGGTTCGTCACGACACAAAGATTTCTCTTAGATGTCCTATGAAGACACTCTTCACATCAAATAGTTTTtctccatatatatataatttgtgtgtgtgttatACTTGATTTTAATCttccaaaattatattgtttattgtttgCCCTTATTGGTTGATTGCTTGAGGATTAATTTGTGTCACTCCGGGATACTATCATTTGATTGATTGTGTTGGAGGTGATCATATAGTGTGTTGCCTTACTGATATATTATTATCTGGATTCTACTAGTTAGAATCAGAGCAAGAAAGAATAGTGTTGAATGGTATAAAGAGAAATGAGATCATATATAGaacatatatactataattgttattatcCCCAATGTGTGGGCAAGCCACCTTACACTTAcgtaaaggaaaaaaagggaCATAAATAAAGCAAAGGCAAACAAAACAGAAAGTCGAGAGTGTAATAAAGGAAATTGGGAGTAATTAAGTGAAAGTGTGATAATTGAAATCATTTATTTGTGGTCTTGGGAAAAATAGTGATTAATTGTTGGCATGATTTCCGGTGGCCGTGTTCGGAGGAACCGCCGGAGGCTATGCTCTGAATACTTCTCTCCTTCCTCTTCGTTATCCAATACTCCCATTCTACGATGCGATTTCTTCACTCTGCAATACACaaaattacatttcttttttatattacaacaaatttattgttctttataCAAAAT
This is a stretch of genomic DNA from Cucumis sativus cultivar 9930 chromosome 4, Cucumber_9930_V3, whole genome shotgun sequence. It encodes these proteins:
- the LOC101217963 gene encoding uncharacterized protein LOC101217963 isoform X2 produces the protein MGFVTTMCIFQLTRNILINPDVRVKKSHRRMGVLDNEEEGEKYSEHSLRRFLRTRPPEIMPTINHYFSQDHK
- the LOC101217963 gene encoding uncharacterized protein LOC101217963 isoform X1, with product MGRWMKPEVYPLLAAMGFVTTMCIFQLTRNILINPDVRVKKSHRRMGVLDNEEEGEKYSEHSLRRFLRTRPPEIMPTINHYFSQDHK
- the LOC101207473 gene encoding nuclear cap-binding protein subunit 2 → MASLFKDPTKLSIYRDRRFHGSQDEFEVALQTSTTVYVGNMSFYTTEEQVYELFSRAGEIKKIIMGLDKNSKTPCGFCFVLYYSREDTEDAVKYISGTILDDRPIRVDFDWGFQDGRQWGRGRSGGQVRDEYRTDYDPGRGGYGKLVQKELEAQRQLVDYGTGSLGSMAPVMPQYGKHGGSHGHGNRHGRDYHHRKRYRDDDRHAHESSKRTSDYESRRNSNYESRPEKNPRFRESGDSDEEDDDDRKQRH